The following proteins are encoded in a genomic region of Leifsonia psychrotolerans:
- a CDS encoding cell division protein SepF, translated as MSNPLKKTMVYLGLADEELEYEAPANAPVAVAQHHNAHTPAAQSAPVVRDAGRAPVTPLHKTATPRTVAASEMNEILTVHPRQYRDAQSIAESFRDGIPVIINLSQMSDADARRLIDFASGLSQGLYGKIERVTAKVFLLSPSHVVVSGENSGEDADAEASFFAQS; from the coding sequence ATGTCCAACCCGCTCAAGAAAACCATGGTCTACCTGGGTCTTGCAGACGAAGAGCTGGAATATGAGGCGCCCGCCAACGCTCCCGTCGCCGTTGCGCAGCACCACAACGCGCACACTCCGGCTGCGCAGAGTGCTCCCGTCGTCCGCGACGCCGGCCGTGCACCAGTGACGCCCCTGCACAAAACGGCGACCCCGCGCACCGTGGCTGCGTCGGAGATGAACGAGATCCTCACCGTTCACCCGCGCCAGTACCGCGACGCGCAGTCGATCGCCGAGTCCTTTCGCGACGGCATCCCCGTTATCATCAACCTCTCTCAGATGAGCGACGCAGACGCCCGCCGTCTGATCGACTTCGCGAGTGGCCTGTCGCAGGGGCTGTACGGCAAGATTGAGCGCGTCACCGCCAAGGTGTTCTTGCTCTCGCCGTCGCACGTCGTGGTTTCCGGCGAGAACTCTGGTGAAGACGCAGACGCCGAGGCGTCGTTCTTCGCCCAGTCGTAG
- a CDS encoding YggT family protein, translating into MLVVALIAGIAHTAFLLYFFVLWGRFIVDLVRGINHAWRPRGFVLVVIEAVYVITDPPIKFFRRIMPPLSLGQVSFDFGWTLTMLCCIIGMSIAGAF; encoded by the coding sequence GTGTTGGTCGTCGCCCTGATCGCAGGCATTGCGCACACCGCATTCCTGCTCTACTTTTTCGTGCTCTGGGGCCGGTTCATCGTTGACCTCGTGCGTGGAATCAACCATGCGTGGCGGCCGCGGGGATTCGTCTTGGTGGTGATCGAGGCGGTGTATGTGATTACCGATCCGCCCATCAAGTTCTTCAGACGGATCATGCCCCCGTTGTCGCTGGGACAGGTCTCATTCGACTTCGGTTGGACGTTGACCATGCTCTGCTGCATTATCGGCATGTCAATCGCCGGCGCCTTCTAG
- a CDS encoding DivIVA domain-containing protein, with protein sequence MALTPEDVVNKRFQSTKFREGYDQDEVDDFLDEVVVELRRLTAENAELKAQLSADGGKPAEPVRAAAPVAAAAPVAAVVAEPVAAPVPVSVAPPVAEAVDETAGTTNLLQLARRLHEEHVKEGAEKRDALIAEGHATAARVVAEAEARQRAQIAALDQERSVLETKIDELRTFEREYRQKLKSYIEGQLHELDSASPVGAGSGNAQNAPKSSFQGFGA encoded by the coding sequence ATGGCGCTAACTCCGGAAGATGTAGTCAACAAGCGGTTCCAGTCGACCAAGTTCCGTGAGGGGTACGACCAGGATGAAGTCGATGACTTCCTGGACGAGGTCGTCGTCGAACTGCGCCGCCTGACCGCAGAGAACGCAGAATTGAAGGCTCAGCTCTCGGCTGACGGCGGAAAGCCTGCCGAGCCGGTGCGCGCTGCTGCACCCGTGGCGGCTGCTGCGCCGGTCGCCGCTGTCGTCGCCGAGCCTGTCGCAGCGCCGGTTCCCGTATCCGTTGCGCCTCCCGTGGCGGAGGCGGTTGATGAGACCGCCGGAACCACGAACCTGCTGCAGCTGGCCCGTCGCCTGCACGAGGAGCACGTCAAGGAAGGCGCCGAGAAGCGCGATGCCTTGATCGCTGAAGGTCACGCCACCGCAGCCCGTGTCGTCGCCGAGGCCGAAGCGCGTCAGCGCGCTCAGATCGCCGCTCTCGACCAGGAGCGTTCGGTTCTGGAGACCAAGATTGACGAACTGCGTACCTTCGAGCGCGAGTACCGTCAGAAGCTGAAGAGCTACATCGAGGGTCAGCTGCACGAGCTTGACTCTGCGTCGCCGGTTGGTGCGGGCAGCGGCAACGCCCAGAACGCTCCGAAGTCGAGCTTCCAGGGCTTTGGCGCGTAG